In Pedobacter heparinus DSM 2366, the following are encoded in one genomic region:
- a CDS encoding Lrp/AsnC ligand binding domain-containing protein, which yields MLRKESQNLEIDNLDIDILKQLMHDATKPYTEIAKDLIVSGGTIHVRMKKLQEMGIIKGSHLIIDPQKAGYDVTAFLGIYLEKGIQYKDAVEQLSKIKEVVELHYTTGAYSMFAKIICRDTSHLRHVLNEEIQAVPGIQRTETLISLEESIRRQIEL from the coding sequence ATGCTTAGAAAAGAAAGCCAAAATTTAGAAATTGATAACCTGGATATAGACATCTTGAAGCAATTGATGCATGACGCAACCAAACCTTATACTGAAATTGCCAAAGATCTGATCGTTTCGGGCGGTACCATACACGTTCGTATGAAAAAGCTGCAGGAGATGGGCATCATCAAAGGCTCGCATTTAATTATTGACCCGCAAAAAGCCGGTTATGATGTAACAGCCTTCCTCGGTATCTATCTGGAAAAGGGTATCCAATATAAAGATGCTGTAGAACAGCTGAGCAAAATTAAAGAAGTTGTAGAGCTTCATTACACTACCGGGGCATACAGTATGTTTGCCAAGATCATCTGCAGGGATACCAGCCACCTGAGGCATGTGCTGAATGAAGAAATACAGGCAGTGCCCGGAATTCAACGTACTGAAACATTGATATCACTGGAAGAAAGCATCCGAAGGCAAATTGAGCTTTAA
- a CDS encoding Tex family protein has product MSNHSKIIAAELAVTEKQVIATIELLDEGATVPFISRYRKEVTGSLDEVQVAGIRDRFQQLRELDKRREAILKALTALDKLTPELEAQINAATNIAAIEDIYLPYKPKRKTRASEARKKGLEPLALFILEQAKTDPEIEAGKFLNDELGVGSLEDALAGARDIIAELVNENAEARTAMRNYFQQKAVFKSAVIKGKEEEGIKYKDYFDWQEPLKNAPSHRVLAIRRGENEAILKLEAMPEEDGAIRILESQFVKGNNACADQVKLAIQDSYKRLLGPSMETEIRNLSKEKADEEAIRVFAENARQLLLAAPMGQKNVLAIDPGFRTGCKVVCLDKQGKLLENATIYPHTGQGNVKKAGDKIKELCAKYEIEAVAIGNGTAGRETEVFVRALNIPGIVVVMVSENGASIYSASEVAREEFPTQDITVRGAVSIGRRLMDPLAELVKIDPKSIGVGQYQHDVDQNKLQASLDDTVMSCVNAVGVELNTASKQVLAYVSGLGPQLAQNIVAYRNEHGAFKNRESLKKVPRLGDKAFEQAAGFLRIRNAEAVLDSSGVHPERYALVHKMARDLNCSINQLVKDPSLQQQIKLQQYVSDDIGLPTLNDIMSELAKPGRDPREQFEVFSFTEGVNEISDLKVGMKLPGIVTNITNFGAFVDIGVHQDGLVHTSQISDKFVANAADVVKVHQKVEVTVVEVDVARKRISLSMKKEVGAKPKSEQHKQADKAKKFVKTNGSAQHKKPIKPQHSHKGGQKEKPLPDGDLQMKLAALKNMFKTEK; this is encoded by the coding sequence ATGAGCAATCATTCTAAAATCATTGCTGCTGAACTGGCAGTAACGGAAAAGCAGGTCATCGCTACTATTGAATTACTGGATGAGGGGGCAACGGTTCCCTTTATTTCACGTTACCGGAAAGAAGTGACAGGAAGTCTGGATGAAGTGCAGGTAGCAGGTATCCGCGATAGGTTCCAACAGTTAAGAGAGCTGGATAAACGTCGGGAAGCCATTTTAAAAGCCCTAACAGCGCTGGATAAACTTACACCTGAGCTGGAAGCACAAATTAATGCGGCAACCAATATTGCAGCAATTGAAGATATTTATCTGCCTTATAAGCCCAAACGCAAAACCAGAGCATCTGAGGCCCGGAAAAAGGGATTGGAACCCTTGGCGTTATTTATCCTGGAGCAGGCTAAAACGGATCCGGAAATTGAAGCAGGTAAATTTTTAAATGATGAGCTTGGGGTCGGATCTTTAGAAGATGCGCTTGCTGGTGCAAGGGATATCATTGCCGAATTGGTCAATGAAAATGCAGAGGCCAGAACTGCAATGCGGAATTATTTCCAGCAAAAAGCTGTATTTAAGTCTGCCGTAATTAAGGGCAAAGAAGAAGAAGGGATTAAGTATAAAGATTATTTTGACTGGCAGGAACCGTTAAAAAATGCGCCATCACACCGGGTTCTGGCTATACGCAGAGGCGAAAATGAGGCGATCCTGAAACTGGAGGCCATGCCCGAGGAAGATGGTGCCATCAGGATTTTGGAAAGCCAGTTTGTTAAAGGGAATAATGCCTGTGCAGATCAGGTAAAACTGGCTATACAGGATAGTTATAAGCGTTTGCTGGGGCCTTCGATGGAAACGGAGATCCGTAATCTTTCTAAGGAAAAAGCAGATGAAGAAGCCATTCGTGTATTTGCAGAAAATGCACGCCAATTGTTGCTCGCCGCCCCAATGGGACAGAAAAATGTGCTGGCTATAGACCCTGGTTTCCGTACAGGTTGTAAAGTGGTATGTTTGGATAAGCAGGGCAAATTATTGGAAAATGCAACCATATATCCACATACCGGACAGGGGAATGTTAAAAAAGCGGGCGACAAGATTAAGGAGCTTTGTGCCAAATATGAAATTGAGGCTGTTGCTATCGGCAATGGTACCGCGGGCCGCGAAACAGAAGTGTTTGTACGTGCGCTGAATATTCCGGGCATCGTAGTTGTGATGGTGAGTGAAAACGGGGCCTCCATTTATTCCGCTTCGGAAGTGGCGCGTGAAGAATTCCCTACACAGGACATTACGGTCAGAGGTGCTGTTTCCATTGGCCGCAGGTTAATGGACCCGCTGGCCGAGCTGGTAAAAATAGACCCTAAATCGATAGGTGTAGGGCAGTACCAGCATGATGTAGACCAGAACAAACTGCAGGCCTCACTGGATGATACGGTGATGAGTTGTGTAAATGCTGTAGGTGTGGAATTGAATACGGCCTCTAAACAGGTGCTTGCCTATGTTTCAGGCTTGGGTCCGCAGCTGGCACAAAATATTGTGGCTTACCGCAATGAGCACGGTGCATTCAAAAACCGTGAAAGTTTGAAGAAAGTTCCCCGTTTGGGTGATAAAGCTTTTGAACAGGCGGCAGGATTTTTAAGGATCAGGAATGCAGAAGCCGTATTGGATTCCAGCGGTGTACACCCGGAACGTTATGCATTGGTCCATAAAATGGCCAGAGACCTGAACTGCAGCATTAATCAGCTGGTAAAAGATCCGTCTTTACAGCAGCAGATTAAGCTACAGCAATATGTAAGTGACGATATTGGCTTACCAACCCTGAACGACATCATGAGCGAATTGGCTAAGCCAGGGAGAGATCCGCGTGAACAGTTCGAGGTGTTTAGTTTTACGGAAGGGGTAAATGAAATTTCCGACCTGAAAGTGGGTATGAAATTGCCGGGTATTGTTACCAATATTACCAATTTTGGTGCTTTTGTAGACATCGGTGTACACCAGGACGGCCTGGTGCATACCAGCCAGATCTCGGACAAGTTTGTGGCCAATGCCGCAGATGTGGTTAAGGTACATCAGAAGGTAGAGGTGACCGTGGTTGAAGTTGATGTGGCCCGTAAAAGGATTTCTCTGTCTATGAAAAAAGAAGTTGGCGCAAAACCTAAAAGCGAACAGCATAAGCAGGCTGATAAGGCTAAAAAGTTTGTGAAGACTAATGGATCTGCCCAACATAAAAAGCCAATAAAGCCGCAACACAGTCATAAAGGGGGGCAAAAAGAAAAGCCGCTGCCCGATGGTGACCTGCAGATGAAATTAGCGGCGTTGAAAAATATGTTTAAAACTGAAAAATAA